The window AAACCAATCAAAAATCAGACAATATAAGAAACTTCTCAAAGAATTTAAAGAACGCGGATCAAAAAACGTGAAAGTATACGAGATGATGGACTCAGATGCATCGTTTAAGACACCCAGCGACATAACAATTAACAATGAAGGAAACACTGTTGGAGCGGTCGCTCTAGACTCGAAAGGTAAATTAGCTGCCGCGACATCAACTGGAGGAATGTGGTTGAAGTTACCAGGTAGAATAGGTGATACTCCACTTCTCGGAGCAGGAACATATGCAAACAAATATGCTGCAGTTTCAGCAACAGGAATCGGAGAGCACATAATTAGAATTGGAATAGCATTACGCGTATGTGATATGGTAGAAAGAGGCATACTGCTTCAACAAGCAGTTAAAGATGCAATGAATCGTATAACCCAGCTAGCTGGAAAGAATACTGCAGGCATCATAGCTGTCGATCGATATGGCAACTACACATTTGATTACAACACACCAGGAATGGCTAGAGGCGTCCTTATTGAAAATAAAAAACCTGAAATCATGATATGGGACACAAAAATAAATATAAAATAAGATATTATGAATAATCATGATCATTATAAAAGAAGTTGAAAGCTCAAAACTCGATGACATTATCAAATTAGATCGTGAATTATCGTGGGAACTACTCGACAATAACGTAAAAAAGGAACTAAACTTGGATGAATTTGCAAAAAGACATGAATACATGTTTAAAAAACTTTATAATACATCAATAGGACAACAAATAATACTTGGAGTATTCGATAATGAGAATTTAATAGGTTATGCGTGGATAGAATTAAGGCTCGACACAATTTCCATGCTACCAGCATGCTTTATAGTAGATATTGGCATAAAACAAGAATACAGGGGAAAAAGGATCGGCACAGACCTCATGTATGAGATCATTAAAATAGCTCTCAATAATAATGCAAGAACAATAACCCTCTTAGTTGAAAAAAAGAATGTTAAGGCTATCAATTTTTATAAAAAGTTCGGTTTTAAAATTACTGGATACGTTATGGAAAAATCGTTAAAGACATAAAAGAGAACAAAAAAGATAAATGTCAGTATTGTTCATATCTTATTATGGATAACTTGAAACTGATTTTAGTCATTTCATTTTTCATAATTTTGTT is drawn from Thermoprotei archaeon and contains these coding sequences:
- a CDS encoding GNAT family N-acetyltransferase, with product MIIIKEVESSKLDDIIKLDRELSWELLDNNVKKELNLDEFAKRHEYMFKKLYNTSIGQQIILGVFDNENLIGYAWIELRLDTISMLPACFIVDIGIKQEYRGKRIGTDLMYEIIKIALNNNARTITLLVEKKNVKAINFYKKFGFKITGYVMEKSLKT
- a CDS encoding isoaspartyl peptidase/L-asparaginase, giving the protein MWVIVVHGGAGTWNVSLKKAYKIAHVIKNSLSTGGSILNSGGSALDAVEAAVRVMEASGVLNAGLGSCLNIAGQVEMDAAIMDGDTLKGGAVACIKNVIHPVSAARKVMEFTDHIVLSGEYATYFALKMNIEHTKNLINQSKIRQYKKLLKEFKERGSKNVKVYEMMDSDASFKTPSDITINNEGNTVGAVALDSKGKLAAATSTGGMWLKLPGRIGDTPLLGAGTYANKYAAVSATGIGEHIIRIGIALRVCDMVERGILLQQAVKDAMNRITQLAGKNTAGIIAVDRYGNYTFDYNTPGMARGVLIENKKPEIMIWDTKINIK